A genomic stretch from Corynebacterium faecale includes:
- a CDS encoding ABC transporter ATP-binding protein produces the protein MSGAGTDRVADALAPAGVRESGGLLATLPSRPTLWWYSRFLFVAVLTVTAMVGSSNLLGFSVNIINGDSLPVIGGGQRGMTWLLVIVGAAILTEAGGRSLLQYLINSRTRRLSVDLRKAALSSALRAPVPDVMQLGTGNVISRITQDIDNTVRIISMTGVRLVVTVLIFPLSIISLVLIHWSYLLIFVAVVFILVPGVRGAVRVIPQATNVVSSTEARRNNLLLDTIRGIGTLRVLGLDRWAVGRMRRASWTAVQATADRAPIFTRILLLGSIAYGLLLLGAFGIGAYLVDAEILSVGAATAAVFVIVRMEVHVFNVLMFASEIQSAVTSLGRAVSLALLSGRAPTAPEPADLEQAPEVKVCDLGYSYPGGARVLAGLNLTLAAGTTTALVGTSGAGKSTLAGLIAGLQRPDSGHVEVAGIDTATVSDTWTTRQVALISQEVHLFSGTLREDLSMAAPGASDAELYRALATVGLAATDPVATDLPGTEASEGSSAHLRWFPAGLDTPVGAGAEELPPEIQQQISLARIVLRDPPVLIMDEATSEAGSDNARMLETAATRIAQGRTSLVVAHRLDQAVVADRIIVMEDGVIVEDGTHDTLVAQGGRYASLYERWDLGSTSH, from the coding sequence ATGAGTGGTGCAGGCACCGATCGGGTGGCAGACGCACTGGCTCCGGCGGGTGTGAGGGAATCCGGAGGATTACTGGCCACCCTGCCCTCGCGGCCAACGCTGTGGTGGTATTCCCGTTTCCTGTTTGTTGCCGTGCTCACGGTTACGGCGATGGTGGGATCCTCAAACCTGCTCGGTTTTTCGGTGAATATCATCAACGGGGATTCGCTGCCGGTCATCGGAGGTGGGCAACGGGGGATGACCTGGCTGTTGGTCATCGTGGGGGCGGCAATCCTCACTGAGGCGGGGGGCCGTTCTCTTCTTCAATATCTGATCAACTCACGGACCAGGCGATTGTCGGTGGATCTGCGTAAAGCGGCGTTGTCCTCGGCGCTGCGGGCACCTGTTCCTGACGTCATGCAGTTGGGCACCGGAAATGTGATCAGCAGGATCACCCAGGATATTGATAACACAGTGCGGATCATCTCCATGACGGGTGTGCGGCTGGTGGTGACCGTGCTGATCTTCCCATTGTCCATTATCTCCCTCGTGCTCATCCACTGGTCTTATCTCCTGATCTTCGTGGCCGTGGTGTTCATCCTCGTGCCGGGGGTCAGGGGAGCGGTCCGGGTGATCCCACAGGCCACCAACGTGGTCTCCAGTACTGAGGCACGGCGGAATAATCTGCTGTTGGATACCATCCGGGGCATTGGCACCCTGCGGGTCCTGGGACTTGATCGTTGGGCGGTGGGACGGATGCGTCGGGCATCATGGACTGCGGTGCAGGCCACCGCAGACCGCGCACCCATCTTCACCCGCATTTTGTTGTTGGGTTCGATCGCCTATGGCCTGCTCCTTCTCGGCGCATTCGGAATCGGTGCCTATCTGGTGGACGCTGAGATACTCAGCGTGGGAGCGGCGACAGCCGCGGTGTTCGTCATCGTCCGCATGGAGGTGCATGTATTCAATGTGCTCATGTTTGCCTCTGAAATTCAGAGCGCCGTGACTTCTCTGGGGCGTGCGGTGTCCTTAGCGCTGCTGTCCGGCCGGGCTCCGACCGCCCCTGAGCCGGCAGACCTCGAGCAGGCTCCGGAGGTCAAGGTGTGCGACCTTGGCTATTCCTATCCGGGTGGCGCGCGGGTGTTGGCGGGATTGAATCTCACCCTGGCGGCGGGAACCACCACCGCACTGGTGGGAACCTCCGGAGCTGGAAAATCCACCCTGGCGGGATTGATCGCCGGGTTGCAACGCCCTGATTCCGGCCATGTTGAGGTGGCAGGTATTGATACCGCCACCGTGTCGGATACCTGGACCACGCGCCAGGTGGCCCTGATCAGCCAGGAGGTCCACCTGTTTTCCGGAACCCTGCGAGAGGATCTGTCCATGGCGGCTCCCGGTGCCAGTGATGCAGAGCTGTACAGGGCTCTGGCTACTGTGGGTCTGGCTGCCACGGACCCAGTTGCCACGGACCTGCCTGGTACCGAGGCGTCAGAGGGGAGTTCAGCCCACCTCAGGTGGTTCCCGGCAGGCTTGGATACCCCCGTGGGCGCGGGGGCTGAGGAACTTCCCCCGGAGATCCAACAACAGATTTCACTGGCGAGGATCGTGTTGCGTGATCCGCCCGTTCTCATCATGGATGAGGCCACCAGTGAGGCGGGTAGCGATAACGCCCGCATGCTGGAAACGGCCGCCACCCGCATTGCGCAGGGGCGAACCTCCCTGGTGGTGGCACACCGTCTGGATCAGGCGGTCGTGGCTGACCGGATCATAGTGATGGAGGACGGGGTTATTGTCGAGGATGGAACCCATGACACGCTGGTGGCTCAGGGTGGCAGGTACGCCTCTCTCTACGAGAGGTGGGATCTGGGATCGACTTCACACTAA
- a CDS encoding TVP38/TMEM64 family protein, with protein sequence MRRESGPGTEPGKCSEGERGGPLKRTNTVLSTVFHFFSSLSRDAWTEFRSWPIWKRIGVIGALISVALITVMVELPTITTLRNWADESGPGFVWVFCALYVVATQFPIPRTFLTLASGILFGPWLGTAVALGSTTVSAAISLLLVRGLLGGWMAPRLTHPAVSRINTRLQERGWLAITSLRMIAAIPFSILNYVAALTSVPLVAFTVATAVGSAPGTVATVVLGDAFVNSGSVTAVTITLLLAGLGVLGIILDQRLPVKSGK encoded by the coding sequence ATGAGACGCGAGAGTGGGCCCGGGACAGAACCCGGCAAATGTTCGGAAGGCGAACGGGGAGGGCCCCTGAAACGCACGAACACCGTCCTCAGCACGGTTTTTCACTTCTTCAGCTCCCTGTCACGCGACGCATGGACAGAGTTCCGGTCCTGGCCCATCTGGAAGAGAATCGGCGTGATTGGGGCTCTCATCAGTGTGGCACTAATCACCGTGATGGTGGAGCTGCCCACGATCACGACACTGCGAAACTGGGCCGATGAGTCCGGTCCTGGTTTCGTCTGGGTCTTCTGCGCGCTGTATGTGGTGGCCACCCAGTTCCCCATCCCGCGCACGTTTCTCACCCTCGCCTCCGGGATACTGTTCGGCCCGTGGCTGGGTACAGCGGTGGCGCTGGGCTCCACCACCGTCTCCGCCGCGATCAGTCTGCTCCTTGTCCGCGGGCTGCTCGGCGGCTGGATGGCGCCCCGCCTCACCCACCCTGCGGTATCCCGCATCAACACCCGCCTGCAGGAGCGGGGCTGGTTGGCCATTACCTCTTTAAGGATGATCGCAGCCATCCCCTTTTCGATCCTCAACTATGTCGCAGCGTTGACCAGCGTTCCGCTGGTGGCGTTCACCGTGGCCACGGCTGTCGGCTCCGCGCCCGGCACGGTGGCCACGGTGGTGCTTGGCGACGCCTTCGTCAACTCCGGCAGCGTCACCGCGGTCACCATCACCCTCCTGCTGGCCGGCCTGGGGGTTCTAGGAATCATTTTGGACCAACGCCTGCCAGTCAAGTCTGGGAAATAG
- a CDS encoding MarR family transcriptional regulator, producing the protein MWALHARYRGRDTRRAELVRRFAEALSTLDGAGEFELLGVEDIRAYITSPETTCDVVMALLAAGDWAIGIGVVPSADKPNPEDEAQVELAKKTATDALRPTARSGAVKVRIVGARRDDSRAFNISASFALMSQVLSKRSIEGREATSLMRSGMNQNEAAGELGISKQAMSQRLQAAGWQAEQAGWQLSVNLIDHAAQL; encoded by the coding sequence ATGTGGGCACTGCACGCCAGGTACAGGGGTCGGGATACCCGTAGAGCGGAACTGGTCCGACGATTCGCGGAGGCACTGTCCACCCTTGACGGGGCGGGCGAGTTCGAACTCCTCGGTGTCGAAGACATCCGGGCGTACATCACCTCTCCTGAGACCACCTGTGATGTGGTGATGGCATTGCTGGCCGCGGGTGACTGGGCAATCGGGATCGGGGTGGTTCCGAGTGCGGATAAACCCAATCCTGAGGATGAAGCCCAGGTGGAACTGGCAAAGAAGACCGCCACAGACGCCCTGCGCCCCACGGCACGCAGCGGAGCGGTGAAGGTCCGCATCGTGGGGGCCAGAAGGGATGATTCCCGAGCATTCAATATCAGTGCCTCATTCGCACTGATGTCACAGGTGTTGTCCAAGCGGTCAATTGAGGGCCGGGAGGCAACCTCCCTGATGAGATCCGGGATGAACCAGAACGAAGCCGCCGGAGAGCTGGGCATTTCCAAACAGGCAATGTCCCAACGTCTCCAGGCGGCTGGATGGCAGGCCGAGCAGGCCGGCTGGCAGCTGTCAGTGAATCTCATTGATCACGCAGCTCAGCTGTGA
- a CDS encoding ABC transporter transmembrane domain-containing protein, giving the protein MATKFRRMRTWSWFVPDDPTGETPLLSRVAGSSPRATTWSLLWALPAGTWVMLLGVLVSSMVNAGVSLIVGRGTEWAFTDSPWQWWPVVAVSLAIAGCLWLIYLFEATADALTDLTAARVVHDLRLELSGKLLTTPRNSLSPGTVLNTVDQDSVQVGGLKNILNFPIAMVGFLLGSTISIAPISPLIAVLLVMGGLLTALASYLTSGPLTRVSARRRKAEARSVAIATDVAQGSRVVKGLGAVAHTEQRFDSAADAALGVMLQEVRLQAGLNFLRQLVPALSSIGLLVYAATLAFEGRITSGEMISITLLVPPSLTVLGVSLGVLTELWARGQASTQRVQNLVTELDRAAEQPAPGTPQIEIAPGLTVWNPRTAQDRAAVDRELERWHNQGGTVVAPHRVSVFEGSLTDNLNPLGTVPPAVLRDALWAASCQDILRRLGGDLPADGEVLELPETAIGEAGLNLSGGQRQRIALARFLAADPELLILDDPTTGLDTVTLDQVARRVAQLRGGAGSGTARRTVVITSNPTWHAVADQVRESFDESGSPSGNRSTPGYQGRESES; this is encoded by the coding sequence ATGGCAACCAAGTTCCGCAGGATGCGCACCTGGTCGTGGTTCGTCCCCGACGACCCCACTGGTGAGACTCCTCTTCTTTCCCGCGTGGCGGGTTCTTCGCCGCGCGCAACCACATGGTCCCTGCTGTGGGCACTGCCGGCAGGCACCTGGGTGATGCTGCTGGGAGTATTGGTATCGAGCATGGTCAACGCGGGCGTCTCGTTGATCGTCGGACGGGGAACCGAATGGGCGTTCACTGACAGTCCGTGGCAGTGGTGGCCGGTGGTGGCGGTCAGTCTCGCCATTGCAGGATGCTTGTGGCTGATCTACCTCTTCGAGGCCACTGCAGATGCACTCACTGACCTCACAGCTGCTCGCGTGGTGCACGATCTCCGACTGGAGTTGTCCGGAAAGCTGCTGACCACTCCGCGCAACTCCCTGTCACCCGGCACGGTGCTCAATACCGTGGATCAGGACTCGGTTCAGGTTGGGGGTTTGAAGAACATTCTGAACTTTCCCATCGCGATGGTGGGTTTCCTGTTGGGATCGACCATTTCGATTGCGCCCATCTCTCCGCTGATCGCGGTGCTGCTGGTGATGGGCGGGCTGCTCACCGCACTGGCGTCGTATCTGACATCGGGCCCGCTGACACGGGTGTCGGCTCGTCGTCGCAAAGCAGAGGCGCGGTCCGTGGCCATCGCAACGGACGTTGCGCAGGGATCACGCGTGGTCAAGGGGCTCGGTGCGGTAGCGCACACCGAGCAGCGTTTCGACTCCGCTGCGGACGCCGCCCTGGGAGTGATGTTGCAGGAAGTGCGCCTGCAGGCAGGTTTGAACTTCCTGCGCCAACTGGTGCCCGCGTTGAGTTCGATCGGCCTGTTGGTCTATGCGGCCACACTCGCGTTCGAAGGCCGCATCACCAGTGGTGAGATGATATCCATCACCCTGCTGGTACCGCCGTCGCTGACTGTGCTGGGTGTGTCGCTGGGTGTGCTCACGGAACTGTGGGCGAGGGGACAGGCATCCACGCAACGAGTTCAGAATCTGGTCACTGAGCTCGACCGGGCAGCAGAACAACCTGCTCCTGGCACACCACAGATAGAGATCGCCCCTGGATTGACCGTGTGGAATCCACGTACCGCACAGGATCGCGCAGCGGTGGACAGGGAACTGGAGCGGTGGCACAACCAGGGAGGTACGGTCGTTGCTCCCCACCGGGTCAGCGTCTTCGAAGGGTCGTTGACGGACAATCTCAACCCACTGGGCACCGTGCCACCGGCAGTGCTGCGTGACGCCCTGTGGGCGGCAAGCTGCCAGGACATCCTGCGCCGCCTGGGTGGTGACCTGCCTGCGGACGGGGAGGTCCTGGAATTGCCGGAGACCGCTATCGGCGAAGCTGGCCTCAACCTCTCCGGCGGTCAGCGTCAGCGCATCGCGCTCGCCCGCTTCCTGGCTGCGGATCCCGAACTACTCATTCTGGACGACCCCACGACAGGCCTGGACACCGTGACCCTGGATCAGGTGGCCCGGCGCGTGGCGCAACTTCGTGGCGGGGCGGGTTCCGGTACCGCACGCCGCACAGTGGTGATCACATCGAATCCGACCTGGCATGCGGTGGCGGACCAGGTGCGGGAAAGTTTTGACGAAAGTGGCAGTCCCTCGGGGAATCGCAGCACCCCGGGGTATCAGGGAAGGGAGTCCGAGTCATGA
- the scpA gene encoding methylmalonyl-CoA mutase — protein MSTIPNFSEVPLEGSTSDAAATPAGAEQVWNTPEGIDVKRVFTEADRAAAADDGHPLDSLPGQKPFMRGPYPTMYTNQPWTIRQYAGFSTAAESNAFYRRNLAAGQKGLSVAFDLATHRGYDSDNERVVGDVGMAGVAIDSILDMRQLFEGIDLSSVSVSMTMNGAVLPVLAFYIVAAEEQGVAPEQLAGTIQNDILKEFMVRNTYIYPPKPSMRIISNIFEYTSLKMPRFNSISISGYHIQEAGATADLELAYTLADGIEYLRAGKEVGLDVDKFAPRLSFFWGISMYTFMEIAKLRAGRLLWSELVAKFDPKNPKSQSLRTHSQTSGWSLTAQDVYNNVARTAIEAMAATQGHTQSLHTNALDEALALPTDFSARIARNTQLLLQQESGTVRPVDPWAGSYYVEWLTNELANRARKHIEEVEEAGGMAQATDQGIPKLRIEESAARTQARIDSGRQALIGVNRYVVDEDEQIEVLKVDNTKVRAEQLEKLARLRAERDEDETQRALAALTAAARIDHKEPGDLDQNLLKLAVDAARAKATIGEISDALEEVFGRHEAEIKTLSGVYKDEVGKEGAVSNVQRAIALADAFEAEEGRRPRIFIAKMGQDGHDRGQKVVASAYADLGMDVDVGPLFQTPAEAARAAVDADVHVVGMSSLAAGHLTLLPALKKELAALGREDILVTVGGVIPPGDFQELYDNGAVAIYPPGTVIAESAIDLITRLAAHLGFELDVDEDA, from the coding sequence ATGAGCACAATTCCAAATTTCTCCGAGGTACCTCTCGAGGGTTCAACCTCTGATGCCGCCGCAACCCCGGCTGGCGCTGAGCAGGTGTGGAACACCCCCGAAGGCATCGATGTCAAGCGCGTCTTCACTGAAGCAGATCGCGCCGCTGCCGCAGACGACGGCCACCCGCTGGATTCCCTCCCGGGACAGAAGCCGTTCATGCGTGGCCCGTACCCCACCATGTACACCAACCAGCCCTGGACCATCCGCCAGTACGCCGGTTTCTCCACCGCCGCTGAGTCCAATGCGTTTTACCGCCGCAACCTGGCCGCCGGTCAGAAGGGCCTGTCGGTCGCCTTCGACCTGGCCACCCACCGCGGTTATGACTCCGACAATGAGCGCGTGGTCGGTGACGTGGGCATGGCCGGTGTGGCCATCGACTCCATCCTGGACATGCGTCAGCTCTTCGAGGGCATCGACCTCTCCAGCGTGTCGGTATCCATGACCATGAACGGCGCCGTGCTGCCGGTCCTGGCGTTCTACATTGTGGCCGCCGAGGAACAGGGCGTTGCGCCGGAGCAGCTGGCCGGAACCATTCAGAATGACATTCTGAAGGAGTTCATGGTCCGCAACACCTACATCTACCCGCCGAAGCCATCGATGAGGATCATCTCGAATATCTTCGAGTACACCTCCCTGAAGATGCCCCGCTTCAACTCGATCTCCATTTCCGGCTACCACATCCAGGAAGCCGGCGCGACCGCCGACCTGGAGCTCGCGTACACGCTTGCCGACGGAATCGAATACCTCCGCGCAGGTAAGGAGGTGGGCCTGGATGTGGACAAGTTCGCACCCCGCCTGTCCTTCTTCTGGGGTATTTCCATGTACACCTTCATGGAGATCGCCAAGCTGCGCGCCGGCCGTCTGCTGTGGAGCGAGCTGGTGGCCAAGTTCGATCCGAAGAACCCGAAGTCCCAGTCCCTGCGTACCCACTCGCAGACCTCCGGCTGGTCACTCACCGCGCAGGATGTCTACAACAATGTGGCCCGCACCGCCATCGAGGCCATGGCCGCCACCCAGGGGCACACCCAGTCGCTGCACACCAACGCACTCGATGAGGCCCTGGCACTGCCGACTGACTTCTCCGCACGCATCGCCCGTAACACCCAGCTGCTGCTGCAGCAGGAATCCGGCACCGTCCGCCCCGTCGACCCATGGGCAGGTTCCTACTACGTGGAATGGCTGACCAACGAGTTGGCCAACCGCGCCCGCAAGCACATCGAGGAGGTCGAGGAAGCTGGCGGCATGGCCCAGGCCACCGACCAGGGCATCCCGAAGCTGCGCATCGAGGAATCCGCCGCCCGCACCCAGGCACGCATCGACTCCGGCCGCCAGGCCCTCATCGGTGTCAACCGTTATGTGGTGGACGAGGATGAGCAGATCGAGGTGCTCAAGGTTGATAACACCAAGGTCCGAGCAGAGCAGCTGGAGAAGCTCGCCCGTCTGCGCGCCGAGCGTGATGAGGACGAGACCCAGCGCGCCCTCGCCGCTCTGACTGCGGCTGCCCGCATCGACCACAAGGAGCCGGGCGACCTTGATCAGAACCTGCTCAAGCTGGCTGTCGACGCAGCACGCGCCAAGGCCACCATCGGTGAGATCTCGGATGCCCTCGAGGAAGTCTTCGGACGCCACGAGGCTGAGATCAAGACCCTGTCCGGTGTGTACAAAGACGAGGTAGGAAAGGAGGGTGCCGTGTCCAACGTCCAGCGTGCCATCGCTCTGGCTGATGCCTTCGAGGCTGAGGAAGGCCGTCGCCCACGTATCTTCATCGCCAAGATGGGACAGGACGGCCACGACCGTGGCCAGAAGGTTGTCGCATCCGCCTATGCCGACCTGGGCATGGACGTGGATGTCGGACCACTGTTCCAGACCCCGGCGGAGGCTGCCCGCGCCGCCGTGGACGCCGATGTGCATGTAGTTGGTATGTCCTCGCTGGCGGCAGGCCACCTGACCCTGCTCCCGGCGCTGAAGAAGGAACTGGCAGCCCTGGGCCGCGAAGACATCCTGGTCACCGTCGGTGGTGTCATCCCACCGGGTGATTTCCAGGAGCTCTATGACAATGGCGCTGTGGCGATCTATCCTCCCGGAACTGTCATTGCTGAATCCGCCATCGACCTGATCACCAGGTTGGCAGCGCACCTCGGCTTTGAGCTGGACGTGGATGAGGATGCCTGA
- a CDS encoding GNAT family N-acetyltransferase: MTNPGNDSGPQVTPVHPSQIPAVIDLLVATFADDPGFLRWIPQPDPGNHLLRGLFELQMETQYARHGTIDVVLNEVGDIVGVALWDAPDANHGAVDQARLASRMVRLFGKKTPVFMARSFASARMHPKFPHWYLYTIATTPESRGTGVGSALLNHGIARAGEEAIYLEATTTRSAQLYHRLGFVPLGYLPDGDDMPSELAMWKPPAMPR, from the coding sequence ATGACTAACCCAGGCAACGATTCCGGCCCCCAGGTCACACCGGTGCATCCCTCCCAGATTCCCGCGGTGATTGATCTCCTCGTAGCCACCTTCGCCGATGATCCCGGTTTCCTCCGGTGGATCCCCCAGCCGGATCCCGGTAATCACCTCCTCCGCGGGCTGTTCGAACTCCAGATGGAGACACAATATGCCCGTCACGGCACCATCGATGTGGTGCTCAATGAGGTCGGCGACATCGTCGGGGTTGCCCTATGGGATGCCCCGGACGCAAATCACGGTGCAGTTGATCAAGCCAGACTGGCTTCCCGGATGGTCAGGCTCTTCGGCAAGAAGACACCGGTGTTCATGGCCCGCAGTTTCGCTTCCGCCCGGATGCACCCGAAGTTCCCCCACTGGTACCTCTACACCATCGCCACCACGCCTGAATCCCGTGGTACTGGCGTGGGTAGCGCTCTGCTCAACCACGGCATCGCCCGTGCCGGTGAGGAGGCCATCTACCTGGAGGCCACCACCACCCGTTCCGCCCAGCTCTACCATCGCCTGGGTTTCGTACCCCTGGGGTATCTACCCGATGGTGATGACATGCCCTCGGAACTAGCCATGTGGAAGCCCCCGGCGATGCCCCGGTGA
- the meaB gene encoding methylmalonyl Co-A mutase-associated GTPase MeaB, giving the protein MPDKDFLEDTLGTLTTTGGTDLGKIVPPAPEVLKRARQRINVDELYDAVLANDRTRVARAVTLLESTSAAHRELAQELLVKLLPHSGNALRIGITGVPGVGKSTFIEALGMHLIGEGHRVAVVAIDPSSTKTRGSILGDKTRMSRLSREDKAFIRPSPSAGTLGGVAKATREAMVVFEAAGYDIIIVETVGVGQSEVAVHQMVDIFTFLALSGAGDQLQGIKKGVLEMAEIVAINKADGANEKPAKRAARDLAAAMRMVRSQDELWHPPTITMSAVEGNGVDTFWNHVKEHHDVMKEHGVFEERRRHQQVGWMWQMVHETIRLRLENDPGVKAVSGDMETSLRDGATTPTLAARNILAAFDRV; this is encoded by the coding sequence ATGCCTGACAAGGATTTCCTCGAAGATACCCTGGGAACCCTGACCACCACGGGCGGGACGGATCTGGGAAAGATCGTTCCGCCCGCTCCGGAGGTGCTCAAGCGGGCACGCCAGCGCATCAACGTGGACGAGCTCTACGACGCAGTGCTGGCCAATGACCGCACCCGGGTCGCCCGTGCGGTCACCCTGCTGGAGTCCACCTCCGCGGCACATCGCGAATTGGCGCAGGAACTGTTGGTTAAACTCCTGCCTCATTCCGGTAATGCCCTGCGCATCGGTATCACCGGTGTGCCGGGTGTGGGTAAGTCCACCTTCATTGAGGCCCTGGGTATGCATCTGATCGGTGAGGGACACCGGGTGGCCGTGGTGGCCATCGACCCCTCATCGACCAAGACCCGTGGCTCCATTCTGGGTGATAAAACACGCATGTCCAGGCTGTCACGTGAGGATAAGGCGTTCATCCGCCCGTCCCCATCCGCAGGCACCCTGGGTGGGGTGGCCAAGGCCACCCGTGAAGCGATGGTGGTCTTCGAAGCCGCTGGTTATGACATCATCATCGTGGAGACCGTCGGTGTGGGTCAGAGTGAGGTGGCTGTCCACCAAATGGTGGATATCTTCACCTTCCTGGCATTATCCGGTGCTGGTGATCAGCTGCAGGGCATCAAGAAGGGTGTTCTGGAGATGGCTGAGATCGTGGCCATCAACAAAGCCGACGGTGCCAATGAGAAACCCGCCAAGCGGGCTGCCCGGGACCTCGCCGCGGCTATGCGTATGGTCCGCAGCCAGGATGAGCTCTGGCACCCGCCGACCATCACCATGTCTGCAGTTGAGGGCAACGGGGTGGACACCTTCTGGAATCACGTCAAGGAGCATCACGACGTGATGAAGGAACACGGGGTGTTCGAGGAGAGGCGTCGACACCAGCAGGTGGGTTGGATGTGGCAGATGGTCCACGAGACGATCCGTCTGCGGCTGGAGAATGATCCGGGAGTGAAGGCGGTGAGTGGTGATATGGAGACATCGCTGCGCGATGGAGCCACCACACCAACGCTGGCCGCCCGGAATATTTTGGCGGCTTTCGACCGCGTCTGA
- a CDS encoding methylmalonyl-CoA mutase family protein, with amino-acid sequence MTDLRNASLPEDFTDSLDAWHKAVVSVFARVTKKDVADVPSDVWRKLIVTTNDGVDVSPLYTRADEDGAPMAEVPGAFPFTRGATVDTERAGWGVTETFGSHGDDPAEVNKQILHALNSGTTTISLDLTGSLAPEGLARALAGVYLNMVPVNVHAGTRATEAAEALYAIADEAGTAAVNLGASPLTSAVDGSESIDLDATIALARAASARDGVRAVLVDATSFSNQGASDAQEIGLALAAGVEYVRALVEAGLTTEQALGQIAFRFAATDDQFGQISKLRAARRLWARVAEVLGHADLGAAPQHAVTAPVMFSQRDPWVNMLRSTVSAFAAGVGGATDVEVLTFDSAIPGGIPGISRNFAHRIARNTNLLLLEESHLGHVIDPAGGSYYVESFTNDLSEKAWAIFADIEAAGGYRSELDNGAVGRAIDEMHEVTRDAIAKRSKQLTGINEFPNLAEAPLAAELRVEPAGVRRWAAEFEALRNRSDAFLEANGERPTIGLIPVGPLSRHNIRTGFTTNLLASGGIAVTNPGEVVPGTPEFEAAAKTDIVVICGTDQEYAATGEQVVGKLREAGVKQILLAGAPASFENAQHSPDGYLNMKIDAASTLATLLDGLGA; translated from the coding sequence TTGACTGATCTCAGGAATGCCTCGCTGCCCGAGGATTTCACCGACAGCCTTGATGCCTGGCACAAAGCTGTAGTGAGTGTTTTCGCACGGGTTACCAAAAAGGACGTTGCAGACGTGCCCTCCGATGTATGGAGGAAGCTGATCGTCACCACCAACGATGGTGTCGACGTTTCGCCTCTGTACACCCGGGCTGATGAAGATGGCGCTCCGATGGCGGAGGTGCCGGGTGCCTTCCCATTCACCCGCGGTGCCACTGTTGACACCGAGCGTGCCGGCTGGGGGGTGACCGAGACCTTCGGATCCCACGGTGATGATCCCGCGGAGGTAAACAAGCAGATTCTCCACGCGCTCAATTCCGGAACCACCACGATCTCCCTGGACCTCACAGGTTCCCTGGCCCCGGAGGGACTCGCCCGGGCATTGGCCGGTGTGTACCTCAATATGGTGCCGGTAAACGTGCATGCGGGTACCCGTGCAACTGAGGCTGCTGAGGCACTGTATGCCATCGCCGATGAAGCCGGCACCGCCGCGGTCAACTTGGGCGCGAGCCCGCTGACCTCGGCCGTTGACGGTTCCGAGTCGATTGATCTCGACGCCACCATTGCGCTGGCCCGGGCGGCCAGTGCGCGTGACGGTGTGCGCGCTGTGCTTGTCGACGCCACCTCCTTCTCCAATCAGGGTGCCAGTGATGCCCAGGAGATCGGTCTCGCTCTCGCCGCCGGTGTGGAGTATGTCCGAGCACTCGTCGAGGCGGGTCTGACCACCGAGCAGGCCCTCGGCCAGATCGCCTTCCGATTCGCAGCCACCGACGATCAGTTCGGTCAGATCTCCAAGCTCCGTGCCGCCCGTCGTCTGTGGGCACGCGTGGCAGAAGTTCTTGGACATGCCGACCTCGGCGCCGCACCACAGCACGCGGTCACCGCACCGGTGATGTTCAGCCAGCGTGACCCGTGGGTCAATATGCTGCGCAGCACGGTCTCCGCCTTCGCCGCGGGTGTCGGTGGCGCCACCGACGTTGAGGTGCTGACCTTCGACTCCGCCATCCCCGGTGGCATTCCGGGCATCTCACGCAACTTCGCCCACCGCATCGCGCGCAACACCAACCTGTTGCTGCTCGAGGAGTCCCACCTCGGTCATGTCATCGACCCGGCCGGTGGTTCCTACTATGTGGAGTCCTTCACCAACGATCTCTCCGAGAAGGCATGGGCCATCTTCGCAGACATCGAGGCCGCCGGCGGCTACCGTTCCGAGCTGGACAATGGCGCTGTGGGCCGTGCTATCGACGAGATGCACGAAGTCACCCGCGATGCCATCGCCAAGCGAAGCAAGCAGCTGACCGGCATCAACGAATTCCCGAACCTCGCCGAGGCGCCCCTGGCGGCTGAACTCCGGGTCGAGCCCGCCGGCGTCCGCCGCTGGGCCGCCGAGTTCGAGGCACTGCGCAACCGTTCCGATGCCTTCCTTGAAGCCAACGGTGAGCGTCCCACCATCGGACTCATTCCCGTGGGCCCGCTGTCCAGGCACAATATCCGCACCGGTTTCACCACCAACCTGCTGGCATCCGGTGGCATCGCAGTCACCAACCCGGGCGAAGTGGTTCCCGGAACGCCTGAATTCGAGGCTGCAGCCAAGACCGACATCGTTGTTATCTGTGGAACTGACCAGGAGTACGCGGCGACTGGTGAGCAGGTCGTGGGCAAGCTCCGTGAAGCGGGCGTGAAGCAGATCCTGCTCGCGGGCGCACCGGCGAGCTTTGAGAATGCACAGCATTCCCCCGACGGCTACCTCAACATGAAGATTGATGCCGCATCCACCCTGGCAACCCTGCTCGACGGACTGGGAGCATAA